A segment of the Nostoc sp. TCL26-01 genome:
TTCTCTTCTTCCCCAATCCCCAGTCCCCAATCTCCAATCCTCAGTCCCCAATCCCCAATCCCTTGTTCTTTAAAGTGTAATCTGTTATACCCTTGAAAAGAACAAACATATTCACATTATGGACGATAACCATAGCCATAATCCTTTGAATTATTTTAGTAAAGCAGCGCAAGCGGGTGATTTTTTAGTTACCGCCGAGGTAGCACCGCCAAAAGGGGTAAATCCCGCACATATGATTGAAATGGCAGCGACTCTTAAGGGGAGAGTTCATGCTGTCAATATTACTGATGGTAGCCGTGCCGTATTGCGGATGTCTTCATTAGTCGCATCAGCAATTTTATTACAACACGGGATTGAACCAGTTTGTCAAATAGCTTGCCGCGATCGCAACCGTATCGGATTACAAGCCGACCTCATGGGCGCTCATGCCTTGGGTATCCGTAATATCTTAGCCTTAACTGGCGACCCAGTAAAAGCAGGCGATCATCCCGAAGCCAAAGCCGTCTTTGATTTAGAAGCTGTACGACTACTGCAACTAATTCGGAAAATGAATCAAGGTGTCGATTGCAACGATAAACCCTTGACAGATGGTTCAACGGATTTATTTGTCGGTGCAGC
Coding sequences within it:
- a CDS encoding methylenetetrahydrofolate reductase gives rise to the protein MDDNHSHNPLNYFSKAAQAGDFLVTAEVAPPKGVNPAHMIEMAATLKGRVHAVNITDGSRAVLRMSSLVASAILLQHGIEPVCQIACRDRNRIGLQADLMGAHALGIRNILALTGDPVKAGDHPEAKAVFDLEAVRLLQLIRKMNQGVDCNDKPLTDGSTDLFVGAAVDPQCASWSGLQSRFERKIEAGAQFFQSQLITDFERLEKFMDKIASTHKKPILAGIFLLKSAKNAQFINRCVPGVNIPEHIINRLAKAKDPLEEGVKIAAEQVQIAQQLCQGVHIMAVKREDLIAKILDLAGVEPVNQVLVK